Proteins encoded by one window of Lates calcarifer isolate ASB-BC8 linkage group LG7_1, TLL_Latcal_v3, whole genome shotgun sequence:
- the LOC108895775 gene encoding adhesion G protein-coupled receptor F5 isoform X11, whose product MALPKAVGYMIVLLAIYYSLENQGYRQSLGAFFEELMGTKASPIHTREKRQAASNSSDYVLQVVINISDLDRLRDVLSQLPLPLPINSTVQITTIKATTVCQSNTTGYQCRCEENFAWSYNNCISHGACDTISGDTCGCINALPADGQFCQLNTSLPVTTPPTPSPTSPNDPVDIDLVVDLRIPASSMLSNLNLFRDTLRNFSFPLTITPTVVLVDLNFTTVCYPNSTGGLWCQCEAQFAWSCDKCNTYGACNNTTSHTCDCINGLPSDGGFCEPITNVTLCPTPSPEITTTTPMMTTTTPMMTTTTPAMTTTTMPPPPSDPVDIDLVVDLRIPASSVLSNLNLFRDTLRNFSFPLTITPTVVLVDLNFTTVCYPNSTGGLWCQCEAQFAWSCDKCNTYGACSNTTSHTCDCINGLPSDGGFCEPITNVTLCPTPSPEITTTTPMMTTTTPMMTTTTPMMTTTTPAMTTTTMPPPPSDPVDIDLVVDLRIPASSVLSNLNLFRDTLRNFSFPLTITPTVVLVDFNFTTVCYPNSTGGLRCQCEAQFAWSCDKCNTYGACSNTTSHTCDCINGLPSDGGFCEPITNVTLCPTPSPEITTTTPMMTTTTPMMTTTTPAMTTTTMPPPPSEEDIDLVIDLRIPASSMLSNFNIFRDTLRNFSFPLTITPSLKLTGVNFTTGCSPNSTGGLRCECEEQFAWSCDKCNTYGACNNTTSHTCDCINGLPSDGGFCEPITSVTLCEPNPANITTPPPSTTATTPMPTTTTTPMPTTTTTPMPTNTTTPMTTNTTTPVTTTTPMPTTTTTPMPTNTTTPMTTTTPMPTTTTTPMPTITTTPMTTTTTTPMTTTPPPITTTVAPPTTAIEERRLSFTMERDFDPAYNQTSNEVYQDTNNAIQKQSKKYIKNLHSVTLSGFRRGSTIADYTVRAPAFQEGEIEALEIGVFEQMAEKYSMIYDSLVSLPFTQPFFGTSVTIPCGPAPSFLNFSGSFTAEWRHNDKLILKDSEYSFKQDKEKAYLTVSRFFSTNNGEYECRLKGKNTFRQKSNRVFTFKEPPVIRIEPVKKKVRCVVGKTVKLDCSVNSPYKVEFKDISAAGTGSTISYTYTIAVCGAEQKVMTFTCQGTNLTEVKGEITITLVSSTEAFDCDEEAFGVGKVGDEAEASCKPNEEGERIAVCQKNGKWDIVDDSCILKPIKELLNQSESLTPTSLPVFLGELSEVTVNLTKEVVESPNNINAIVAILSNVANTTSSLEISITKASMEDILITAGVLTIDGAKDSWDTLNTKDTERQTNSSVTRSSIPELESVSSSLLQSLEVVTSNLNNNSFEIVTPSILLNKTTFTDTFNADFNASVEIDIPEDDGITKAITVITFSSMDNVLPARDEANSSVNVINGRVILVQTSGTINNISFAFDVINDTLNNPQCVFWNFSLFDGLGGWDNEGCELITNVNETVTCNCNHLTSFSILMSPYALNIPALDYITYIGVGISMASLVICLIIEAVIWRKIRKNNTSYLRHVSIVNIAVSLLIANIWFIIGAAISDAEKKNQPACTAATFFIHFFYLALFFWMLASALLLLYRTVSVFDGGLSKNSMLAIGFSLGYGAPLLIAVITIAVTAPSEEYIRGTGVCWLNWYESKALLAFVIPALMIVLINLIILCVVIYKMLRRRAVGGAAQAAERHVLVVIARSLAVLTPFFGITWGLGVGTMTSPKNVGIHATFALFNSLQGFFILVFGTLLDKKVRSEITIKSQTSGTGTRSTSAGTSSSSGLGFFRNWRRGRDGYNMSSSESGASHSFTNT is encoded by the exons ATGGCATTACCAAAGGCAGTTGGATATATGATTGTTCTTCTGGCTATATACTACAGTCTGGAGAATCAGGGATACAGACAGTCTCTGGGTGCATTCTTTGAG GAATTGATGGGAACAAAAGCATCACCGATTCATAccagagaaaaaagacaag CTGCCTCAAATTCCTCCGATTATGTACTTCAAGTTGTTATAAACATCTCTGACCTGGACCGTCTCAGAGATGTTTTGAGCCAACTCCCTCTTCCTTTACCGATCAACAGCACTGTTCAGATTACCACCATCAAAGCCACAACAG TGTGTCAGTCAAATACGACTGGATAccagtgcagatgtgaggaGAACTTTGCTTGGTCATATAACAACTGCATTAGCCACGGGGCCTGTGATACCATCAGTGGTGACACATGTGGATGCATTAATGCCCTTCCAGCTGATGGCCAGTTCTGCCAGCTAAACACCAGTCTACCAG tgacaacTCCACCAACGCCATCACCTACATCTCCAAATG ATCCAGTGGACATTGATTTAGTCGTTGACTTGCGCATCCCAGCCTCCAGCATGTTATCAAATTTGAACCTATTTAGGGACACACTGAGAAATTTCAGCTTCCCTCTAACCATCACTCCAACTGTGGTACTAGTAGACTTAAATTTCACAACAG tgTGCTATCCAAACTCAACTGGAGGTCTGTGGTGTCAGTGTGAGGCGCAGTTTGCTTGGTCATGTGACAAGTGTAACACCTATGGTGCGTGCAATAACACCACCTCACACACCTGTGATTGCATCAATGGACTGCCTTCTGATGGAGGGTTCTGTGAACCAATCACAA ATGTCACACTGTGTCCAACCCCAAGTCCTG AGATTACAACAACTACACCAATGATGACGACAACTACACCAATGATGACGACAACTACACCAGCGATGACAACAACAACGATGCCACCACCACCAAGCG ATCCAGTGGACATTGATTTAGTCGTTGACTTGCGCATCCCAGCCTCCAGCGTGTTATCAAATTTGAACCTATTTAGGGACACACTGAGAAATTTCAGCTTCCCTCTCACCATCACTCCAACTGTGGTACTAGTAGACTTAAATTTCACAACAG tgTGCTATCCAAACTCAACTGGAGGTCTGTGGTGTCAGTGTGAGGCGCAGTTTGCTTGGTCATGTGACAAGTGTAACACCTATGGTGCGTGCAGTAACACCACCTCACACACCTGTGATTGCATCAATGGACTGCCTTCTGATGGAGGGTTCTGTGAACCAATCACAA ATGTCACACTGTGTCCAACCCCAAGTCCTG AGATTACAACAACTACACCAATGATGACGACAACTACACCAATGATGACGACAACTACACCAATGATGACGACAACTACACCAGCGATGACAACAACAACGATGCCACCACCACCAAGCG ATCCAGTGGACATTGATTTAGTCGTTGACTTGCGCATCCCAGCCTCCAGCGTGTTATCAAATTTGAACCTATTTAGGGACACACTGAGAAATTTCAGCTTCCCCCTCACCATCACTCCAACTGTGGTACTAGTAGACTTTAATTTCACAACAG tgTGCTATCCAAACTCAACTGGAGGTCTGCGGTGTCAGTGTGAGGCGCAGTTTGCTTGGTCATGTGACAAGTGTAACACCTATGGTGCGTGCAGTAACACCACCTCACACACCTGTGATTGCATCAATGGACTGCCTTCTGATGGAGGGTTCTGTGAACCAATCACAA ATGTCACACTGTGTCCAACCCCAAGTCCTG AGATTACAACAACTACACCAATGATGACGACAACTACACCAATGATGACGACAACTACACCAGCGATGACAACAACAACGATGCCACCACCACCAAGCG AGGAGGACATCGATTTAGTCATTGACTTGCGCATCCCAGCCTCCAGCATGTTATCAAATTTTAACATATTTAGGGACACACTGAGAAATTTCAGCTTCCCCCTCACCATCACTCCATCTCTAAAATTAACAGGTGTAAATTTCACTACAG GGTGTTCTCCAAACTCAACTGGAGGTCTGCGGTGTGAGTGTGAGGAGCAGTTTGCTTGGTCATGTGACAAGTGTAACACCTATGGTGCGTGCAATAACACCACCTCACACACCTGTGATTGCATCAATGGACTGCCTTCTGATGGAGGGTTCTGTGAACCAATCACAA GTGTCACTCTGTGTGAACCAAATCCTG CGAATAtaacaacaccaccaccaagtACGACAGCGACAACGCCAATgccaacaactacaacaacaccaatgccaacaactacaacaacaccaatgccaacaaatacaacaacaccaatgacaacaaatacaacaacaccagtgacaacaacaacaccaatgccaacaactacaacaacaccaatgccaacaaatacaacaacaccaatgacaacaacaacgCCAATgccaacaactacaacaacaccaaTGCCAACAATTACAACAACACCAAtgacaacaactacaacaacaccaatgacaacaacaccaccaccaataacaacaacagtggCACCACCAACAACAGCAATCG aggagaggaggttgTCGTTTACCATGGAGAGAGACTTTGATCCTGCATACAATCAAACAAGCAATGAAGTTTATCAAGACACTAATAATGCT ATTCAAAAACAAAGTAAGAAGTACATCAAAAATCTGCATTCAGTAACGTTAAGTGGATTCAG GAGAGGAAGTACAATTGCTGATTATACTGTCAGGGCACCTGCTTTTCAAGAAGGAGAGATTGAAGCACTTGAAATTGGGGTATTTGAACAAATGGCTGAAAAGTATTCTATGATATATGACA GCCTTGTTTCCTTACCATTTACACAACCTTTTTTCGGAACAAGTGTGACTATTCCTTGTGGTCCCGCACCATCATTTCTCAATTTTAGTGGCAGCTTCACTGCAGAGTGGAGACATAATGACAAGTTGATACTTAAGGACAGTGAATACAGCtttaaacaagacaaagaaaaagcataTTTAACCGTGTCAAGGTTTTTCAGCACTAACAATG gaGAATATGAATGTAGGCTGAAAGGCAAAAACACTTTCAGACAGAAATCCAACAGAGTGTTCACCTTCAAAGAGCCACCCGTGATCCGAATAgaaccagtaaaaaaaaaagttcgCTGTGTGGTTGGAAAGACTGTGAAATTGGATTGCTCTGTCAACAGCCCCTACAAGGTTGAGTTTAAAGACATCTCTGCTGCAG GCACAGGGAGCACAATCAGCTATACATATACAATTGCTGTCTGTGGAGCTGAGCAGAAAGTGATGACGTTTACTTGTCAGGGGACAAACTTAACAGAAGTTAAAGgtgaaataacaataacactggTGTCATCCACTGAAG CTTTTGACTGTGATGAAGAAGCATTTGGTGTTGGAAAGGTTGGTGACGAGGCTGAAGCTTCCTGCAAACCAAACGAGGAGGGAGAAAGGATAgcagtttgtcagaaaaatgGCAAATGGGACATTGTAGACGACAGCTGCATCCTAAAACCAATTAAGGAGCTGCTTAACCAGTCTGAG TCCTTAACACCTACTTCACTGCCAGTTTTCTTGGGAGAACTCAGCGAAGTCACTGTCAACCTGACCAAGGAAGTGGTTGAATCTCCTAACAACATTAATGCCATTGTTGCTATACTCAGCAATGTAGCAAATACAACATCATCTTTAGAGATCTCAATAACTAAAGCTTCAATGGAG GATATCCTAATAACTGCAGGTGTCCTCACCATAGATGGGGCAAAGGATTCATGGGACACTCTAAACACCAaagatacagagagacagacaaacagctcaGTAACAAGAAGTAGCATCCCTGAACTTGAAAGTGTCAGCTCATCATTGTTGCAGTCTCTTGAGGTTGTCACAAGTAACCTTAACAATAACTCCTTTGAGATCGTGACACCTTCCATTCTCTTGAACAAAACtacattcacagacacattcaATGCTGACTTTAATGCTTCAGTGGAGATCGACATACCAGAAGATGATGGAATAACTAAAGCAATTACTGTGATAACGTTTTCCTCAATGGATAACGTACTCCCTGCAAGAGACGAAGCCAATTCATCCGTCAATGTCATCAATGGGAGAGTCATACTTGTTCAGACGAGTGGCACCATCAATAATATTTCCTTTGCATTCGATGTTATAAACGATACTCTGAATAAccctcagtgtgttttctggaACTTCAGCCTCTTCGATGGTCTGGGGGGATGGGACAATGAGGGCTGCGAGTTGATAACAAACGTAAATGAAACCGTCACCTGCAACTGCAACCATCTGACCTCATTCTCTATCCTTATGTCACCCTACGCACTAAATATCCCTGCGTTGGATTACATAACCTACATTGGAGTTGGCATATCCATGGCTTCCTTGGTTATATGCCTCATCATTGAAGCTGTCATatggagaaaaataagaaagaacAACACATCTTACTTGCGTCATGTTTCCATTGTTAACATTGCTGTATCTCTCCTGATTGCAAACATTTGGTTTATTATTGGGGCAGCCATCTCAGACgcagagaagaaaaaccaaCCAGCTTGCACTGCAGCCACGTTTTTTATCCATTTTTTCTATCTAGCCCTGTTTTTCTGGATGTTAGCCTCAGCTTTGCTGTTACTCTACCGCACAGTCAGTGTCTTCGATGGGGGTTTGTCTAAAAACTCTATGCTGGCTATTGGATTCTCTCTGGGCTATGGTGCACCTCTCCTCATTGCAGTCATAACAATAGCTGTGACTGCACCCAGTGAAGAGTACATCAGAGGAACTGGGGTCTGCTGGCTCAACTGGTACGAGTCCAAAGCTCTACTGGCATTTGTAATCCCTGCACTGATGATAGTGCTGATAAACCTGATCATCCTATGTGTAGTGATATACAAAATGTTGAGGCGAAGGGCAGTGGGAGGCGCTGCACAAGCAGCTGAAAGGCACGTTCTAGTAGTTATTGCTAGGAGTTTGGCTGTCCTCACACCATTTTTTGGAATAACTTGGGGCCTGGGAGTTGGAACTATGACCAGTCCAAAAAATGTAGGAATCCATGCTACATTTGCCCTCTTCAATTCACTGCAG GGTTTCTTCATATTGGTGTTTGGAACGCTCTTGGACAAAAAA GTGCGGTCAGAAATAACAATAAAGTCACAAACATCGGGAACTGGGACGAGG AGCACCAGCGCAGGAACATCATCGTCAAGTGGATTGGGTTTTTTCCGGAactggagaagaggaagag
- the LOC108895775 gene encoding adhesion G protein-coupled receptor F5 isoform X37, which yields MALPKAVGYMIVLLAIYYSLENQGYRQSLGAFFEELMGTKASPIHTREKRQAASNSSDYVLQVVINISDLDRLRDVLSQLPLPLPINSTVQITTIKATTVCQSNTTGYQCRCEENFAWSYNNCISHGACDTISGDTCGCINALPADGQFCQLNTSLPVTTPPTPSPTSPNDPVDIDLVVDLRIPASSMLSNLNLFRDTLRNFSFPLTITPTVVLVDLNFTTVCYPNSTGGLWCQCEAQFAWSCDKCNTYGACNNTTSHTCDCINGLPSDGGFCEPITNVTLCPTPSPEITTTTPMMTTTTPMMTTTTPAMTTTTMPPPPSDPVDIDLVVDLRIPASSVLSNLNLFRDTLRNFSFPLTITPTVVLVDLNFTTVCYPNSTGGLRCQCEAQFAWSCDKCNTYGACSNTTSHTCDCINGLPSDGGFCEPITNVTLCPTPSPEITTTTPMMTTTTPMMTTTTPAMTTTTMPPPPSEEDIDLVIDLRIPASSMLSNFNIFRDTLRNFSFPLTITPSLKLTGVNFTTGCSPNSTGGLRCECEEQFAWSCDKCNTYGACNNTTSHTCDCINGLPSDGGFCEPITSVTLCEPNPANITTPPPSTTATTPMPTTTTTPMPTTTTTPMPTNTTTPMTTNTTTPVTTTTPMPTTTTTPMPTNTTTPMTTTTPMPTTTTTPMPTITTTPMTTTTTTPMTTTPPPITTTVAPPTTAIEERRLSFTMERDFDPAYNQTSNEVYQDTNNAIQKQSKKYIKNLHSVTLSGFRRGSTIADYTVRAPAFQEGEIEALEIGVFEQMAEKYSMIYDSLVSLPFTQPFFGTSVTIPCGPAPSFLNFSGSFTAEWRHNDKLILKDSEYSFKQDKEKAYLTVSRFFSTNNGEYECRLKGKNTFRQKSNRVFTFKEPPVIRIEPVKKKVRCVVGKTVKLDCSVNSPYKVEFKDISAAGTGSTISYTYTIAVCGAEQKVMTFTCQGTNLTEVKGEITITLVSSTEAFDCDEEAFGVGKVGDEAEASCKPNEEGERIAVCQKNGKWDIVDDSCILKPIKELLNQSESLTPTSLPVFLGELSEVTVNLTKEVVESPNNINAIVAILSNVANTTSSLEISITKASMEDILITAGVLTIDGAKDSWDTLNTKDTERQTNSSVTRSSIPELESVSSSLLQSLEVVTSNLNNNSFEIVTPSILLNKTTFTDTFNADFNASVEIDIPEDDGITKAITVITFSSMDNVLPARDEANSSVNVINGRVILVQTSGTINNISFAFDVINDTLNNPQCVFWNFSLFDGLGGWDNEGCELITNVNETVTCNCNHLTSFSILMSPYALNIPALDYITYIGVGISMASLVICLIIEAVIWRKIRKNNTSYLRHVSIVNIAVSLLIANIWFIIGAAISDAEKKNQPACTAATFFIHFFYLALFFWMLASALLLLYRTVSVFDGGLSKNSMLAIGFSLGYGAPLLIAVITIAVTAPSEEYIRGTGVCWLNWYESKALLAFVIPALMIVLINLIILCVVIYKMLRRRAVGGAAQAAERHVLVVIARSLAVLTPFFGITWGLGVGTMTSPKNVGIHATFALFNSLQGFFILVFGTLLDKKVRSEITIKSQTSGTGTRSTSAGTSSSSGLGFFRNWRRGRDGYNMSSSESGASHSFTNT from the exons ATGGCATTACCAAAGGCAGTTGGATATATGATTGTTCTTCTGGCTATATACTACAGTCTGGAGAATCAGGGATACAGACAGTCTCTGGGTGCATTCTTTGAG GAATTGATGGGAACAAAAGCATCACCGATTCATAccagagaaaaaagacaag CTGCCTCAAATTCCTCCGATTATGTACTTCAAGTTGTTATAAACATCTCTGACCTGGACCGTCTCAGAGATGTTTTGAGCCAACTCCCTCTTCCTTTACCGATCAACAGCACTGTTCAGATTACCACCATCAAAGCCACAACAG TGTGTCAGTCAAATACGACTGGATAccagtgcagatgtgaggaGAACTTTGCTTGGTCATATAACAACTGCATTAGCCACGGGGCCTGTGATACCATCAGTGGTGACACATGTGGATGCATTAATGCCCTTCCAGCTGATGGCCAGTTCTGCCAGCTAAACACCAGTCTACCAG tgacaacTCCACCAACGCCATCACCTACATCTCCAAATG ATCCAGTGGACATTGATTTAGTCGTTGACTTGCGCATCCCAGCCTCCAGCATGTTATCAAATTTGAACCTATTTAGGGACACACTGAGAAATTTCAGCTTCCCTCTAACCATCACTCCAACTGTGGTACTAGTAGACTTAAATTTCACAACAG tgTGCTATCCAAACTCAACTGGAGGTCTGTGGTGTCAGTGTGAGGCGCAGTTTGCTTGGTCATGTGACAAGTGTAACACCTATGGTGCGTGCAATAACACCACCTCACACACCTGTGATTGCATCAATGGACTGCCTTCTGATGGAGGGTTCTGTGAACCAATCACAA ATGTCACACTGTGTCCAACCCCAAGTCCTG AGATTACAACAACTACACCAATGATGACGACAACTACACCAATGATGACGACAACTACACCAGCGATGACAACAACAACGATGCCACCACCACCAAGCG ATCCAGTGGACATTGATTTAGTCGTTGACTTGCGCATCCCAGCCTCCAGCGTGTTATCAAATTTGAACCTATTTAGGGACACACTGAGAAATTTCAGCTTCCCTCTCACCATCACTCCAACTGTGGTACTAGTAGACTTAAATTTCACAACAG tgTGCTATCCAAACTCAACTGGAGGTCTGCGGTGTCAGTGTGAGGCGCAGTTTGCTTGGTCATGTGACAAGTGTAACACCTATGGTGCGTGCAGTAACACCACCTCACACACCTGTGATTGCATCAATGGACTGCCTTCTGATGGAGGGTTCTGTGAACCAATCACAA ATGTCACACTGTGTCCAACCCCAAGTCCTG AGATTACAACAACTACACCAATGATGACGACAACTACACCAATGATGACGACAACTACACCAGCGATGACAACAACAACGATGCCACCACCACCAAGCG AGGAGGACATCGATTTAGTCATTGACTTGCGCATCCCAGCCTCCAGCATGTTATCAAATTTTAACATATTTAGGGACACACTGAGAAATTTCAGCTTCCCCCTCACCATCACTCCATCTCTAAAATTAACAGGTGTAAATTTCACTACAG GGTGTTCTCCAAACTCAACTGGAGGTCTGCGGTGTGAGTGTGAGGAGCAGTTTGCTTGGTCATGTGACAAGTGTAACACCTATGGTGCGTGCAATAACACCACCTCACACACCTGTGATTGCATCAATGGACTGCCTTCTGATGGAGGGTTCTGTGAACCAATCACAA GTGTCACTCTGTGTGAACCAAATCCTG CGAATAtaacaacaccaccaccaagtACGACAGCGACAACGCCAATgccaacaactacaacaacaccaatgccaacaactacaacaacaccaatgccaacaaatacaacaacaccaatgacaacaaatacaacaacaccagtgacaacaacaacaccaatgccaacaactacaacaacaccaatgccaacaaatacaacaacaccaatgacaacaacaacgCCAATgccaacaactacaacaacaccaaTGCCAACAATTACAACAACACCAAtgacaacaactacaacaacaccaatgacaacaacaccaccaccaataacaacaacagtggCACCACCAACAACAGCAATCG aggagaggaggttgTCGTTTACCATGGAGAGAGACTTTGATCCTGCATACAATCAAACAAGCAATGAAGTTTATCAAGACACTAATAATGCT ATTCAAAAACAAAGTAAGAAGTACATCAAAAATCTGCATTCAGTAACGTTAAGTGGATTCAG GAGAGGAAGTACAATTGCTGATTATACTGTCAGGGCACCTGCTTTTCAAGAAGGAGAGATTGAAGCACTTGAAATTGGGGTATTTGAACAAATGGCTGAAAAGTATTCTATGATATATGACA GCCTTGTTTCCTTACCATTTACACAACCTTTTTTCGGAACAAGTGTGACTATTCCTTGTGGTCCCGCACCATCATTTCTCAATTTTAGTGGCAGCTTCACTGCAGAGTGGAGACATAATGACAAGTTGATACTTAAGGACAGTGAATACAGCtttaaacaagacaaagaaaaagcataTTTAACCGTGTCAAGGTTTTTCAGCACTAACAATG gaGAATATGAATGTAGGCTGAAAGGCAAAAACACTTTCAGACAGAAATCCAACAGAGTGTTCACCTTCAAAGAGCCACCCGTGATCCGAATAgaaccagtaaaaaaaaaagttcgCTGTGTGGTTGGAAAGACTGTGAAATTGGATTGCTCTGTCAACAGCCCCTACAAGGTTGAGTTTAAAGACATCTCTGCTGCAG GCACAGGGAGCACAATCAGCTATACATATACAATTGCTGTCTGTGGAGCTGAGCAGAAAGTGATGACGTTTACTTGTCAGGGGACAAACTTAACAGAAGTTAAAGgtgaaataacaataacactggTGTCATCCACTGAAG CTTTTGACTGTGATGAAGAAGCATTTGGTGTTGGAAAGGTTGGTGACGAGGCTGAAGCTTCCTGCAAACCAAACGAGGAGGGAGAAAGGATAgcagtttgtcagaaaaatgGCAAATGGGACATTGTAGACGACAGCTGCATCCTAAAACCAATTAAGGAGCTGCTTAACCAGTCTGAG TCCTTAACACCTACTTCACTGCCAGTTTTCTTGGGAGAACTCAGCGAAGTCACTGTCAACCTGACCAAGGAAGTGGTTGAATCTCCTAACAACATTAATGCCATTGTTGCTATACTCAGCAATGTAGCAAATACAACATCATCTTTAGAGATCTCAATAACTAAAGCTTCAATGGAG GATATCCTAATAACTGCAGGTGTCCTCACCATAGATGGGGCAAAGGATTCATGGGACACTCTAAACACCAaagatacagagagacagacaaacagctcaGTAACAAGAAGTAGCATCCCTGAACTTGAAAGTGTCAGCTCATCATTGTTGCAGTCTCTTGAGGTTGTCACAAGTAACCTTAACAATAACTCCTTTGAGATCGTGACACCTTCCATTCTCTTGAACAAAACtacattcacagacacattcaATGCTGACTTTAATGCTTCAGTGGAGATCGACATACCAGAAGATGATGGAATAACTAAAGCAATTACTGTGATAACGTTTTCCTCAATGGATAACGTACTCCCTGCAAGAGACGAAGCCAATTCATCCGTCAATGTCATCAATGGGAGAGTCATACTTGTTCAGACGAGTGGCACCATCAATAATATTTCCTTTGCATTCGATGTTATAAACGATACTCTGAATAAccctcagtgtgttttctggaACTTCAGCCTCTTCGATGGTCTGGGGGGATGGGACAATGAGGGCTGCGAGTTGATAACAAACGTAAATGAAACCGTCACCTGCAACTGCAACCATCTGACCTCATTCTCTATCCTTATGTCACCCTACGCACTAAATATCCCTGCGTTGGATTACATAACCTACATTGGAGTTGGCATATCCATGGCTTCCTTGGTTATATGCCTCATCATTGAAGCTGTCATatggagaaaaataagaaagaacAACACATCTTACTTGCGTCATGTTTCCATTGTTAACATTGCTGTATCTCTCCTGATTGCAAACATTTGGTTTATTATTGGGGCAGCCATCTCAGACgcagagaagaaaaaccaaCCAGCTTGCACTGCAGCCACGTTTTTTATCCATTTTTTCTATCTAGCCCTGTTTTTCTGGATGTTAGCCTCAGCTTTGCTGTTACTCTACCGCACAGTCAGTGTCTTCGATGGGGGTTTGTCTAAAAACTCTATGCTGGCTATTGGATTCTCTCTGGGCTATGGTGCACCTCTCCTCATTGCAGTCATAACAATAGCTGTGACTGCACCCAGTGAAGAGTACATCAGAGGAACTGGGGTCTGCTGGCTCAACTGGTACGAGTCCAAAGCTCTACTGGCATTTGTAATCCCTGCACTGATGATAGTGCTGATAAACCTGATCATCCTATGTGTAGTGATATACAAAATGTTGAGGCGAAGGGCAGTGGGAGGCGCTGCACAAGCAGCTGAAAGGCACGTTCTAGTAGTTATTGCTAGGAGTTTGGCTGTCCTCACACCATTTTTTGGAATAACTTGGGGCCTGGGAGTTGGAACTATGACCAGTCCAAAAAATGTAGGAATCCATGCTACATTTGCCCTCTTCAATTCACTGCAG GGTTTCTTCATATTGGTGTTTGGAACGCTCTTGGACAAAAAA GTGCGGTCAGAAATAACAATAAAGTCACAAACATCGGGAACTGGGACGAGG AGCACCAGCGCAGGAACATCATCGTCAAGTGGATTGGGTTTTTTCCGGAactggagaagaggaagag